In one Salvelinus sp. IW2-2015 linkage group LG26, ASM291031v2, whole genome shotgun sequence genomic region, the following are encoded:
- the LOC111952148 gene encoding E3 ubiquitin-protein ligase TRIM39-like, with product MATPSSLLSEDQLLCSICLDVFTEPVTTSCGHNFCKDCISRYWDSAGLCQCPMCNEKFNRRPELHINTTLREVVENLKIKTIVKNESPAIPGEVSCEVCTGRKLKALKSCLVCLASYCETHLEPHQRVPALRKHXLIDPVENLEDRMCKKHERPLELFCRTDQTCVCQFCTETDHKAHNTVPLEEECGERKVKLGKTEADVQQMIQERLQKVQEIKHSVELSKKDARREISDSVQVFTDLVRSIERSQAELIEVIEEKQKATERRAKWLIEELEQEITELKGRSTDLEQLLHTEDHLHLLQSFPSLCTPPHTQDWSEISVHSDLCVGTLMRAVFQLDETLNKEMEKLPEVKLKRMKRMQQYEVNITLDPDTAHPELILSEDGKQVRHGDTQRNFPDNPERFERVVNVLGKDGFSSGRFYYEVTVKGKIEWDLGVASESINRKGPITLSPKNGYWAVWLRNGNEYKALGDPRVLLSLKEXPQKVGVFVDYEEGQVAFYDVEARSHIYSFTGCTFTEKLYPYFSPCFNDGIKNSAPLIISPVNNTN from the coding sequence ATGGCCACCCCCAGCAGTCTCCTGTCTGAAGATCAGTTACTGTGCTCTATctgtttggatgtcttcactgaGCCAGTCACCACTTCATGTGGACACAACTTCTGCAAGGACTGTATCAGCAGGTATTGGGATAGCGCTGGCCTCTGCCAGTGTCCAATGTGTAACGAGAAATTCAACAGGAGACCTGAGCTTCATATCAACACAACATTGAGAGAAGTTGTAGAGAATTTAAAAATAAAGACCATAGTTAAAAATGAGTCCCCTGCCATACCGGGAGAAGTATCCTGTGAAGTCTGCACTGGGAGGAAGTTAAAGGCTCTGAAATCCTGCTTAGTGTGCCTAgcctcttactgtgagactcacctggagCCTCATCAGAGAGTCCCGGCGTTAAGGAAACACAAMTTGATTGACCCTGTTGAGAACCTGGAAGACAGGATGTGTAAGAAGCACGAGAGACCTCTGGAACTGTTCTGTAGGACTGACCAGACGTGTGTTTGTCAATTCTGCACTGAGACAGACCACAAGGCTCATAATACTGTTCCTCTAGAGGAagagtgtggagagaggaaggttAAACTGGGGAAAACTGAGGCAGATGTTCAGCAGATGATCCAGGAACGACTGCAGAAGGTTCAGGAGATCAAACACTCAGTAGAGCTCAGCAAGAAAGACGCAAGGAGAGAGATATCAGACAGTGTYCAGGTCTTCACTGATCTGGTGCGCTCCATTGAGAGAAGCCAGGCTGAGCTCATTGAGGTGATTGAGGAGAAGCAGAAAGCAACAGAGAGGCGGGCTAAATGGCTCATTGAAGAGCTGGAGCAGGaaatcactgagctaaaggggAGAAGCACAGACCTGGAGCAGCTCTTACACACTGaggaccacctccacctcctccagagcTTCCCATCCCTGTGCACCCCTCCACACACCCaggactggtctgagatcagtgttCACAGTGATCTGTGTGTTGGGACCTTGATGAGAGCTGTGTTTCAGCTGGACGAAACActgaataaagagatggagaagctACCTGAAGTCAAACTGAAGCGGATGAAGAGGATGCAGCAGTATGAAGTGAATATAACTTTGGATCCTGATACAGCACATCCTGAACTTATCCTCTCTGAAGATGGGAAACAAGTGAGACATGGAGACACACAAAGAAATTTCCCTGACAACCCAGAGAGGTTTGAAAGAGTTGTTAATGTCCTAGGAAAGGATGGCTTCTCGTCAGGGAGATTTTATTATGAGGTGACGGTCAAGGGGAAGATTGAGTGGGATTTAGGAGTGGCCAGTGAGTCCATCAACAGGAAGGGTCCGATCACACTGAGCCCTAAGAATGGATACTGGGCTGTGTGGCTGAGGAATGGAAACGAGTACAAGGCTCTTGGTGACCCCCGTGTCTTGCTATCCCTGAAAGAGAAMCCCCagaaggtgggggtgtttgtggattatgAGGAGGGTCAAGTCGCCTTCTACGATGTAGAGGCCAGGTCTCATATCTACTCTTTCACTGGCTGCACCTTCACTGAGAAACTCTATCCATACTTTAGCCCCTGTTTTAATGATGGTATTAAAAACTCTGCCCCTCTGATCATCTCTCCTGTCAATAACACAAACTGA